CAGAAGTGTTGAGAGGATTAGTTCCCAATGCACTACAGAATGCAAAACACAGGCTTACGGCAGGTAATTACCGCGAGAGAGAAGACAACGAGAACACCCGGGTGGCGCGCCGTGACACGCACGCGCCCCGACGCGGCACGCCACCGCGGCGCGCCACggcgcacacgtggcgccggccggagcgcgcgcgcgcctccgccTGCGCGCCCGGCACGCAcactcgcgtcgcgtcgcgtcggtccctgtcccccccccccccccccctctcgtGCCCCTCCCCTCTTCAAAGgccaccacaccacaccacacccacccacccccctccctccctcccaccgCACGGCGCACGCTCGCGATCGCGAACCCCCCCAGCGAGGGcaaggaagggagaggagacgAGGAATCTgagcgcgcgcgagcgagcgagcgcaAGGGTGGGTGGTTCCGGCCGCGGCGGGGGGGTTGCCCCGGGGTTGGATGAGAaggagggcgtcggcgtcggcgtcggcggcggcggtggtggcggtggtggaggatgcGGAAGGCGTACAAGGACTCGCTCAAGGTGCTCGAAGCTGACATCCAGCACGCCAACACCCTGTaagctcctccctcctcctcctccggctttCCCCACCGCGATCCCGTCGCCCTTCCCCTCTCGATTccagctgccgcggcggcggcggcggcgaggccgcgccgGTGCGGCGTGAGAGATCGATCGGTGGGTAATCGAAccacgccgcggcgcggcgcgccgcgcgggTTGGCTGGTGAGGTGGTGGGATTTCTGCCGCGTCTCCTCAGTTGTCCGATACATTATCCGCGAGCTAGCGAGCGCACGAGCGGTGGCAGATCAGGAAGGGATCTTGTCGCGTGCTCATTTAGCATATTAAAAAGAACACTACTCCCTCCCATGTGTTCCAGCAATCCAGCGTTCTAAATTCCCTGCGAAAAAGTGGAGGAGAATTTTAGTGGTGTGATtcagagagagggggggggggggggggggggcagggTGCCTATCCAGCCACATGTGATGTGATCCACCACCCAGTGATGCTAATTGCTTGTTTATTTCTTGGTGTTCTGATGAGCAGGGCCTCCGAATTTCCCCGGGAGTACGATGGCGCGTGCCTGCAGATGCGGCTCTCGTATAGCCCCGCGGCGCATATATTCCTCTTCCTGGTGCAGTGGACTGACTGCAGCCTCGCCGGGGCTCTCGGCTTGCTGAGGATCCTCGTCTACAAGGTCTAATGGCATGTTACAATGTATGTTTGTCGGTTCGGTGCTTGCGTTTCGGAGTTTTTCTTACTGAAATTGTAGCTCATTGTGTAGGTTTATGTCGACGGGACGACGACAATGTCTACCCATGAGAGGAAAGCCAGCATCAAAGAATTCTACGGTAATGTAACATGTTCTTGTAACTTTAGCCGAGGGTCTAATTATGCAGATATTCTCCTCATTGCATTGTTTTATTGATTGGAATTGTTATATGGTTGGCTGGAACAGCTGTGATATTTCCTTCTCTGCTGCAACTGCAAAGGGGGATTACTGATACGGAGGACAAAAAGCAGAAGACCTTGTGCATGGAGAGGTACAGAAGGAGAGATGAGGATGAAAGAAACATCTTATCCGAAATTGATGCcgagagagaagaggagtgcGGGATTTGCATGGAGATGAACAGCAAAGTGGTGTTGCCCAACTGCACCCATAATATGTGCCTCAGATGCTACCAGGACTGGTACGCAGAATTTCTTGGTCTGTGCATGTAGTTTGTGTGACTGCATTCTGGTGATGTGCAACTGCAGCCTTCTCTGTCATGAATGTGATTGATTAACTAACATTGGCTAGATGATGTGTTTTGTATTATTCTTCCATGGACGTCCCCTGAGAGTCGTGGTCCCGTGGAAGCTTAGGACCCTTCAAACGTGGTGCTGTCGATTAGCTAACAATGTCAGGTTGACATGCCCCCTACCAATATGCTCAGAGGCTTAAGTTCAAGTCCTTCTGACGCTATGAATGAATGTCCAGTAGGCAGTAGCTTAACTAAACAGGATATAACGGGCACATACATACTTATGAAGCGAGTAAACAGCACAATTTTGAATATTCAGCTATTGTAAAATGTAGGAAGCCTATACATTCTGTGCTTAGCAAATCAAAGCATATTCTGAACTGTCTCCTACTACTCATAATCCAAAGATCTTTTGAGAATGGCATTTTGTTGAGTCTATTGATTATATCGACCTTGTCTTTGTTCCTGCTTCTTAGTTCTTATGCATCCTGTTTCTAATCATGTGTAGTTATTTGACTCCTGATTATGAAAACATGGGTGATCTGTTGTTTCTGTAGCTAACTATTTAGCTAATCAATCATGTTGAGGGTCATGGAATCATGCAGAGCAACCTAGCTTGTTAGCGAACATTGATACTGTATAAGTGTATATCTGGAATTTATTTGTCTTTGTTTCAATATGTTTGCGGAACAAAATCATTTGTGGTATTGTGCATTAGGTTTTCTCACATTACATATCTATATGATCTATCTTTATTCTTGGCTTCTTACAACCGATGCATATCTTTTGGGTTAGCAAAACTTGGATCACGTCCTTGTACTCTGGAGTTGCCATACAGCTACCATACATATCTGTTCAAAAAACAATGCTTGAACAAAAGGATTGTGTTATTGCAGGAATTCAAGATCACAGTCTTGTCCATTCTGCCGTGACAACTTGAAGAAGACTGACCCTGGTGACTTATGGATCTATGTTGAGGACCAAGATGTGGTTGACATGGAGACAGTGTCAAGAGAGAACCTCAGAAGGCTGTTCATGTACATAAACAAGCTGCCTCTTATTGTTCCGGATGTCATCTTCAGTATTTATGATTCCCACATAAAATGACTCGCAACGCTGCTTCGTCGACGGCCTTCAGCCAATGCTCTGTTCTGATTAAGCTATGCCCCCAAGTTCTCCATTTCCATGCTTAGACTCAAGCTCTTGGAAATGCCTGAACCGTTGTGGAGACACAAACCTCCTGGTTGTGTTGTAGAACTTATTTAGTGGTTACATGCGTCCTATCTTCAAGCATATCAAAGCCAGCTTGTATATATCTGACATGGCTCTGTCAATAGAGAACTTGTGCATGCCCCAAATGGAGGCAGTGCTGTTTGTTACTGTTATTCTGAGCTCTGTTGTAGCTTGCTCTTGCTGTTTACAAACATGATGGCTCTGCCAACATTTGCATCAAGTGTTTCTGCTCCAAAATTTGGTTTCTGGTTAGCGCCAGTCAAATTAGCCAGCTGCTGTTACTCAGGTTTATCCAAGATTTGCCATTATCCTGAGCCTCTCGTTGAGTTAGCTTCACCTTGCATGAGAAACTCATATAGCACCATTTCAGTTGAACTGGCTAACACTTCTACATCAGTATTTACAGTCAACAATAGCTGAAACTGCAGAATCATCAGTCCAAGATTACCAATTCTTACTAGCAAAGTTTTCATTCATATCATCCTCACTGTGAGAATTGAGAagtatcaatataaatatataaccaATCCGATCAAATTGAGCTCAATATCACAATTGGCAAAGCACGGATTACTGCATTGCCTGACAATTAACCAGCTTTCTGCTGCAAAAATTTGGTTTCTAATCAGTGAGTCAGATTTAACCAGCTGCTGTTACTCATGGTGTGTTAAAAGAGGCTTTTATCCAAGAGTTGCCATTAACCTGAGCCTCTTATTGAGTTAACTTCTCCTTTTAGGAGAAGCTCATACA
The sequence above is drawn from the Oryza glaberrima chromosome 10, OglaRS2, whole genome shotgun sequence genome and encodes:
- the LOC127752985 gene encoding E3 ubiquitin-protein ligase AIRP2-like, which encodes MRKAYKDSLKVLEADIQHANTLASEFPREYDGACLQMRLSYSPAAHIFLFLVQWTDCSLAGALGLLRILVYKVYVDGTTTMSTHERKASIKEFYAVIFPSLLQLQRGITDTEDKKQKTLCMERYRRRDEDERNILSEIDAEREEECGICMEMNSKVVLPNCTHNMCLRCYQDWNSRSQSCPFCRDNLKKTDPGDLWIYVEDQDVVDMETVSRENLRRLFMYINKLPLIVPDVIFSIYDSHIK